A part of Candidatus Electrothrix aestuarii genomic DNA contains:
- a CDS encoding Rpn family recombination-promoting nuclease/putative transposase — protein MKKHIRFDWAIKRLLRQKANFGILEGFLSELLKEDIKISEILESESNKEREGSKFNKIDILVKNTADDLMLIEVQNERERDFFHRMNFGQAKLLTEHISEGEDYENIKKIFSINIVYFDLGLGKDYVYIGSTNFVGMHTDDVLELNAAQKKAYPISKVSDIFTTYYLLKVNKFDDLAKDSLDEWIYFLKNNEIKDEFKARGLKEAKDKLRVDNLPEDEKKNYEKYLDSKRIEQNVYKTALAEGRELADREVKKANARTEAAEAKAKKERKQKEEERRQKEKAQAEEMKMLSITAKALHESGMDMEQIARKLQRPVEVIRDILL, from the coding sequence ATGAAAAAACACATCCGATTCGACTGGGCCATCAAGCGACTTCTGCGCCAGAAAGCCAATTTCGGCATTCTTGAGGGCTTTCTGTCTGAGCTGCTCAAAGAAGACATAAAAATCAGCGAAATCCTGGAAAGCGAAAGCAATAAGGAACGGGAAGGCAGCAAGTTTAACAAGATCGATATCCTCGTTAAAAACACTGCGGACGACCTGATGTTGATCGAAGTGCAGAACGAGCGGGAAAGAGATTTCTTCCACCGTATGAACTTCGGGCAGGCCAAGCTGCTCACCGAGCATATTTCTGAAGGCGAGGATTATGAAAACATCAAAAAGATTTTCTCCATCAACATCGTCTACTTCGATCTAGGATTGGGCAAAGATTACGTCTATATCGGTTCAACAAATTTTGTCGGCATGCACACCGACGACGTTCTGGAGCTGAATGCAGCCCAGAAAAAGGCCTACCCCATCAGCAAAGTATCTGATATCTTTACCACCTATTACCTGCTCAAAGTCAATAAATTTGACGATCTAGCCAAAGACAGCCTGGATGAATGGATTTATTTTCTGAAAAATAATGAGATCAAAGACGAATTCAAGGCCAGAGGACTGAAGGAAGCCAAAGACAAGCTACGTGTGGACAATTTGCCCGAAGACGAAAAGAAAAACTATGAGAAGTATCTTGATTCCAAGCGAATTGAGCAGAATGTGTATAAAACAGCCCTTGCAGAAGGAAGGGAACTTGCTGATCGGGAAGTAAAAAAGGCTAACGCAAGAACAGAAGCAGCAGAAGCCAAAGCGAAAAAAGAACGTAAACAGAAGGAAGAGGAACGCAGGCAGAAAGAAAAGGCTCAGGCTGAAGAAATGAAAATGCTTTCAATAACAGCAAAAGCTCTGCATGAGAGTGGAATGGATATGGAGCAGATTGCCCGTAAACTACAAAGACCTGTCGAGGTCATCCGCGACATATTGTTATAA
- a CDS encoding UDP-N-acetylmuramoyl-L-alanyl-D-glutamate--2,6-diaminopimelate ligase has product MNNPQKEAISHLLNHSEHPSHNLYVIGITGTNGKTTVAHLLGEVLKTAGYKPFVLGTLNSGNKDLSTPEPLDILKFMKDHLAQGGTHFVMEVTSEGIDQERIKHVDFDVKVLTNITRDHLDYHKTFQKYEAVKQRFMAEGGAHKIYPENFAETSVEFTTQLVGDFNVLNIKAAVTVLRHIGISEKYISEVLSSCRPPKGRLENVEAGQEFMVLIDYAHTPDALENALLTVKKIAEQRQGRLLLLFGCGGNRDKGKRSQMGKIAGGISDFFVVTDDNPRLEESQGIMDEIVKGIDPACYDYVLIQDRRKAIEFIVNKANGNDVVILAGKGHETYQVLKTETIYFDDQEEVTKAIAHRLTRDCHLCEH; this is encoded by the coding sequence TTGAATAATCCTCAAAAAGAAGCCATTTCTCACCTGCTCAATCATAGCGAGCACCCCTCTCATAACCTTTATGTCATTGGCATCACCGGGACAAATGGGAAAACAACAGTTGCCCATTTGCTTGGAGAAGTGCTCAAAACAGCCGGTTATAAACCTTTTGTTTTAGGGACACTGAACTCAGGAAACAAGGATTTGTCCACCCCGGAACCATTGGATATTCTTAAATTCATGAAAGATCATCTGGCTCAGGGTGGCACGCATTTCGTAATGGAAGTAACTTCCGAGGGGATAGATCAGGAACGAATTAAGCATGTTGATTTTGATGTGAAAGTACTCACCAATATTACGCGTGATCATCTTGATTATCATAAAACATTCCAAAAGTATGAGGCTGTGAAACAGCGATTCATGGCTGAGGGCGGAGCGCATAAAATTTATCCTGAAAATTTCGCTGAAACTTCTGTTGAATTCACGACACAGCTTGTTGGCGATTTTAACGTATTGAATATCAAGGCAGCAGTGACTGTCCTGAGACATATCGGTATTTCTGAAAAATACATCAGCGAAGTCTTGTCTTCATGTCGACCGCCGAAAGGCCGTCTGGAAAACGTTGAAGCCGGGCAAGAGTTTATGGTCCTGATTGATTATGCTCACACCCCGGATGCCCTTGAAAATGCATTGCTTACCGTGAAAAAGATTGCAGAACAGCGGCAAGGCCGTCTTTTGCTTCTTTTTGGCTGCGGCGGGAACCGGGATAAAGGGAAGAGAAGTCAAATGGGAAAGATTGCCGGAGGGATTTCTGATTTTTTTGTGGTTACAGATGATAATCCTCGTTTAGAGGAGAGCCAAGGCATTATGGATGAAATCGTGAAAGGGATTGATCCTGCTTGTTACGATTATGTCTTGATTCAGGATAGGAGAAAAGCTATTGAGTTTATTGTTAATAAGGCTAATGGTAACGATGTCGTAATTCTGGCGGGAAAAGGGCATGAAACGTATCAGGTACTTAAAACAGAAACCATATATTTTGATGATCAGGAAGAAGTCACAAAAGCAATAGCACATCGCTTAACCAGGGACTGTCATTTGTGTGAACATTGA
- a CDS encoding COR domain-containing protein has translation MQNTKNSRQEGIAMKKYEVLRRIQEAAATGKKNLDLRGCWLRELPPEIGQLTNLVHLDLSFNSLTQLPKEFCRLSKLAELDLSDNRLVDPFPIIRYLRNLTSLDLSSNQLHKLPPETGQLTGLTHLDLRDNRLGELPAEISKLKRITILGLSGNQLTELPLEIGNLRALTIMDLSFNRLQRLPSTFSNLHTLIHLDLSDNRFTELPEELLRLTGLSNLDLRGNRLVKLPQEMTQLSKLSTLDLSDNQLNSLPPRIVELTSLDSLYLEDNPLTSPPLEIARLGFPAIQQYFASLEKESQILEEVRVILLGEGGSGKTSLTRYLLDEAFQQDEAPTNGISIKEQLIQGEEKQVKINIWDFGGQEIMNTAHQLFLSPRSLYILVLDGERDENLEYWLRHIESFSGDSPILIVLNKQDINSGFMVNKRFLQKKYPHICGFFQTSCANGHGIEQFKSALIQELFSEHFTGTRWSWNWFAVKQALENLKEPYISYTQFERLCVEAGITEKTSQDILLDFLNDLGSIVYSRKFKAKDGQVLDPKWVTAAIYQIINAEDVAVRNGILSVSSLKVILNQKEQKQGDHEYQNLIELMQSAELCCPLDEEHVLIPQLLDSVEPDFAFDYEESLRFILDYDTFLPLSIMSRFIVKRHRDLKNGLCWRTGIVLENKAFQATAVVLADNAANRIDIYVTGAQRKVYLALIRLSFQEINESFEKIRVTERVSMPDNPDCSVAYTTLIACTEKGIENHLPDGASKVYRVSDLLKSIQPDDGDVEQVMPNLEDIKSRLAAANVFAEERNKLAALRPDFFRGGGKD, from the coding sequence GTGCAAAATACAAAAAACAGCAGGCAGGAAGGAATCGCGATGAAAAAATACGAAGTGCTCCGCCGTATTCAAGAAGCCGCTGCAACCGGGAAAAAAAACCTTGATCTTCGAGGATGCTGGCTGCGGGAATTACCACCGGAAATTGGCCAGCTCACCAATCTGGTCCACCTGGACCTCAGCTTCAACAGTCTAACCCAACTCCCTAAGGAATTCTGCCGCCTGAGCAAACTGGCTGAGCTTGACCTCAGCGATAATCGTTTAGTTGACCCCTTCCCTATTATCCGCTATCTGCGCAACCTGACCAGTCTTGACCTCAGCAGCAACCAGCTTCACAAGCTGCCCCCGGAAACCGGACAACTTACCGGACTCACTCATCTGGACCTACGCGATAATCGCCTTGGCGAACTCCCGGCAGAGATCAGCAAACTGAAACGCATCACCATCCTGGGGCTCAGCGGCAACCAACTCACAGAGCTGCCCCTGGAGATCGGTAATCTCCGTGCGCTAACCATCATGGATCTCAGCTTTAATCGCCTCCAGCGCCTGCCCTCAACGTTCAGCAATCTGCACACACTTATTCACCTGGATCTCAGTGATAACCGTTTTACCGAACTGCCTGAAGAGCTGCTCCGCCTCACCGGCCTCAGCAATCTGGACCTACGCGGTAATCGGCTAGTCAAGCTACCCCAGGAGATGACCCAGCTCAGCAAATTAAGCACCCTGGACCTCAGCGATAACCAACTCAACAGCCTGCCACCCCGCATTGTTGAACTGACTTCGCTGGATAGTCTTTACCTGGAAGATAACCCCCTCACCTCACCGCCCCTGGAAATAGCCAGGCTGGGCTTCCCGGCAATACAGCAATACTTTGCCTCCTTGGAAAAGGAGAGCCAGATTCTGGAAGAGGTGCGGGTTATCCTGCTCGGCGAGGGAGGGTCTGGCAAAACCTCCCTCACCCGCTATCTCCTTGATGAGGCTTTTCAGCAGGACGAAGCGCCTACCAACGGAATCAGCATTAAAGAGCAGCTGATTCAGGGAGAGGAAAAACAGGTCAAGATCAATATCTGGGATTTCGGTGGTCAGGAAATCATGAACACGGCCCACCAGCTCTTTCTCTCTCCTCGCAGCCTCTATATCCTGGTGCTGGACGGGGAACGGGATGAGAACCTGGAGTACTGGCTCCGTCATATCGAGAGTTTTAGTGGGGACTCGCCGATCCTGATTGTCCTCAATAAGCAGGACATCAATTCTGGATTTATGGTCAACAAACGATTTTTGCAAAAGAAATACCCACATATTTGCGGATTTTTTCAGACCTCATGCGCTAACGGACATGGCATAGAGCAATTCAAATCTGCCCTGATTCAGGAGCTCTTTAGCGAGCATTTTACCGGGACCCGCTGGAGCTGGAATTGGTTTGCAGTAAAGCAGGCCTTAGAAAACCTCAAAGAACCCTATATCAGCTATACCCAGTTTGAAAGACTCTGCGTTGAGGCCGGGATTACGGAAAAGACCAGCCAGGACATCCTCCTCGACTTTCTTAATGATCTTGGCTCTATAGTCTATTCAAGAAAATTCAAGGCAAAGGACGGCCAGGTCCTGGATCCCAAATGGGTCACTGCTGCGATCTATCAAATTATCAATGCAGAAGACGTGGCTGTTCGCAATGGCATCCTCTCGGTAAGCAGCCTGAAGGTTATTCTGAATCAAAAAGAGCAGAAGCAGGGTGATCACGAGTACCAAAATCTTATTGAACTGATGCAGAGCGCTGAACTCTGTTGTCCTCTGGATGAGGAGCATGTGCTCATCCCCCAGCTCCTGGATTCAGTTGAGCCGGATTTCGCCTTTGATTATGAGGAGTCCCTCCGCTTCATCCTTGATTATGATACCTTTCTGCCCCTATCCATTATGTCTCGCTTTATCGTGAAACGGCATAGGGACCTGAAAAACGGGCTGTGCTGGCGTACGGGCATTGTCCTGGAAAACAAGGCCTTTCAGGCCACGGCCGTTGTCCTGGCAGATAATGCGGCCAATCGTATCGATATCTATGTCACCGGAGCCCAACGCAAGGTCTATCTGGCCCTTATCCGCCTTTCTTTTCAGGAAATCAATGAGAGCTTTGAAAAAATCCGGGTAACAGAACGGGTTTCCATGCCGGATAATCCAGACTGCTCTGTTGCCTATACCACCCTGATCGCCTGCACAGAAAAAGGGATTGAAAATCATCTTCCCGATGGGGCAAGTAAAGTCTACCGGGTCAGTGACCTACTAAAATCCATTCAGCCGGATGACGGGGATGTGGAGCAGGTGATGCCAAACCTGGAGGATATTAAGAGCAGGTTGGCTGCGGCGAACGTCTTTGCGGAAGAGAGGAATAAATTGGCGGCCTTACGGCCTGATTTCTTTCGTGGAGGCGGGAAGGACTAA
- a CDS encoding transposase, giving the protein MLTEIKASLPQTKENVRFIDYLFKSQRNGFYVNGKSKMTSARHAARYIGRYMARPALAEHKITNYDGEEVTFWYIDHKTEVKVTEAIPAKEFIQRLIDHIPLKGFKMVRHYGLYSRRTKTIAIEILMDCKRFIQKTFEFMKSDSRSLSWRERLVQSFGKDPLTCPNCKEKMFLWRIWHPDYGDIFDLSRDRSFVESKSKQECNKRNSSGRQVKWIPQLLPF; this is encoded by the coding sequence TTGCTGACTGAAATAAAGGCTAGCTTGCCGCAAACAAAAGAAAATGTAAGATTCATAGATTACCTGTTTAAAAGCCAACGTAATGGTTTTTATGTAAATGGTAAAAGCAAGATGACATCAGCAAGACATGCAGCTCGATATATTGGTCGCTATATGGCTCGTCCAGCATTGGCAGAGCACAAGATAACGAATTACGATGGTGAGGAAGTAACATTTTGGTATATTGATCATAAAACAGAAGTTAAAGTTACCGAAGCGATTCCAGCCAAAGAGTTCATACAACGATTAATTGACCATATCCCGCTAAAGGGATTCAAGATGGTCCGCCATTATGGGTTATATTCTCGACGTACAAAAACAATCGCGATAGAGATTTTGATGGACTGTAAACGTTTTATCCAGAAGACTTTTGAATTCATGAAAAGTGATTCAAGGTCATTGAGCTGGAGAGAGCGTCTAGTACAGAGTTTCGGGAAAGATCCGTTAACATGTCCAAACTGTAAAGAAAAAATGTTTTTATGGCGGATTTGGCATCCTGACTATGGAGATATCTTTGATCTGAGCAGAGACAGATCTTTTGTGGAAAGCAAGAGTAAACAAGAATGCAACAAGAGAAACTCTTCGGGTCGGCAGGTTAAGTGGATACCGCAATTGCTTCCGTTTTAA
- a CDS encoding transposase gives MFTIPQELRKIIFSDRMLIKIMMDCASKAAVEVLQSKGVDAVPGILLVVHTFGRDLKFNPHVHMLMTEGGLTSSNQWVDIPFLPYGLLRKNGNIIC, from the coding sequence GTGTTTACCATTCCACAAGAACTCCGAAAGATAATTTTTAGTGATCGTATGCTGATCAAGATTATGATGGATTGTGCTTCAAAAGCGGCTGTGGAAGTACTTCAAAGTAAAGGAGTTGATGCTGTTCCGGGAATTCTATTAGTTGTCCATACGTTTGGAAGAGATCTTAAGTTTAATCCGCATGTCCATATGTTAATGACAGAAGGAGGATTAACATCTTCCAATCAGTGGGTTGATATTCCATTTTTGCCATATGGTCTGCTTAGAAAAAATGGCAATATTATTTGCTGA